A DNA window from Gillisia sp. Hel1_33_143 contains the following coding sequences:
- a CDS encoding McrB family protein: MTIIENIQQKASFLNNLKENETALFDFLNSNHDNLEEVIAQYKPEIDFSPVNTLRFLIANELQIGTIVNKNIIDQLKHALENRDVSDYYILNDSVKQGLINYKKSKIGMFPNWKHSFNILFPFIYNTSDNSEVKTQLNQLADEIISVNNLENVTKHVVSFQGSNNYGTDWIWLAILPESAPSVQYAYQIFINIDKKGLLGGIHKGHNLTKQEFKNQDLRYDSWQEYLEQTKEIKDEWLQLNSDINFILLNDEKEFKKVLKKLNSLSLVSFFETLDKLKDDLDFQDAENFVFSVARNRLSFQVGKRYCLAIIKDKFRFITPDTYVLKDFEKETFTAPDNAFLYHNANKHEVLEHYEAIKDAVESEIERDNHTEAKSYDNSAFRKAVFDSGYRSQFIDGDFNNNVIILNGQKVFKISMGKDYFSDELIDKAINEKLVLVHSQTKPKGRSPISQADIFTDQLIIGDYFYLTHSNKNLKLIGKITSESQPASFNNLRDKGWLERSFEPVIIANKQGSFKGKGKYWLPNTNVTCWPIDNSELEEANKLLFKTFFNIEFKQDNMDAKFEEFLKSRVKEGTVKTYLSAMRSIEKLANDEGFLTKSIYQLNNLKDFKTFYGKIIQSQEYKSTNAKQHNRFSASLSHYKEFLSTTLEDIQPEDGKKDTKLKFQDSLNQIFYGPPGTGKTFYLKDQLFEKYTSLETSITEEQHFEAVVNKCSWWQVIAIALLDLNKAKVSDIFEHKWVQKKASLSNSNTIRPTLWGQLQSHTVNECEFVKVTNRQQPLIFEKTEDSYWEILEEQVNELVPELYDIKDSVENYDPDPDKIIKHFDFVTFHQSFAYEDFIEGIKPIIPAIDTELEETKDLGYTIEDGVFKKLSTRAKNDPDRKYAIFIDEINRGNVSAIFGELITLIEIDKRKGAKNEMSIILPYSKKEFSVPSNLDIYGTMNTADRSVEALDTALRRRFEFKEMMPDYNVIKEESVGDIQLSKVLQTINERIELLIDRDHTIGHSFLVNVDSEQKLASAFNNKIVPLLQEYFYGDYGKIGLVLGKGFVEKIKNDNIDFASFDYENASDFKISSYKLKKVNAVNVMDAIELLLGSKEITTS; this comes from the coding sequence ATGACCATTATAGAAAACATTCAACAGAAAGCAAGCTTCCTAAATAACCTAAAGGAAAACGAAACTGCCCTCTTTGACTTTTTAAATTCTAATCATGATAATTTAGAAGAAGTTATAGCTCAATATAAACCAGAAATAGATTTTTCACCAGTAAATACCTTACGCTTTTTAATAGCCAACGAGCTTCAAATAGGAACCATTGTAAATAAAAATATAATAGACCAATTAAAACATGCACTTGAAAATAGAGATGTTTCCGATTATTATATTCTGAATGATTCAGTCAAACAAGGCTTAATAAACTATAAAAAAAGCAAAATTGGAATGTTCCCGAATTGGAAACATTCTTTTAATATTTTATTTCCCTTTATTTATAATACTTCAGATAATAGTGAAGTAAAAACTCAACTAAACCAATTGGCAGATGAGATAATAAGTGTGAATAATTTAGAAAATGTAACTAAGCATGTTGTTAGTTTTCAAGGATCAAACAACTATGGGACAGATTGGATATGGCTTGCAATATTACCAGAATCTGCGCCTAGTGTGCAATATGCTTATCAAATATTCATAAACATAGATAAAAAGGGTCTTCTTGGTGGTATCCATAAAGGCCATAATCTAACCAAACAAGAATTTAAGAATCAAGATTTACGCTATGATAGTTGGCAAGAATATCTTGAACAAACAAAAGAAATAAAAGATGAATGGTTACAATTAAATTCCGACATCAATTTTATTTTATTGAACGATGAGAAAGAGTTTAAAAAAGTACTTAAAAAATTAAATAGTTTATCATTAGTCTCATTTTTTGAAACACTCGATAAACTAAAAGATGATTTAGATTTTCAGGACGCAGAAAATTTCGTTTTTAGCGTGGCTAGAAACCGACTCAGTTTTCAGGTTGGAAAGCGATACTGTCTTGCTATAATTAAGGATAAATTTCGATTTATTACTCCTGATACTTATGTTTTGAAAGACTTTGAGAAAGAAACTTTTACTGCTCCAGATAACGCTTTCCTATATCACAATGCAAATAAACATGAGGTTCTAGAACATTATGAAGCAATTAAAGATGCTGTAGAATCTGAGATTGAAAGAGACAATCATACAGAAGCTAAATCTTATGATAACAGTGCTTTTAGAAAAGCTGTTTTTGATAGTGGGTATAGGTCGCAATTTATTGATGGAGATTTTAACAATAATGTGATTATATTAAATGGTCAGAAGGTTTTCAAAATCTCAATGGGAAAGGATTATTTCAGTGATGAATTGATAGACAAAGCAATCAATGAAAAATTAGTTTTGGTACACTCTCAAACAAAGCCAAAAGGGAGGTCGCCTATTTCACAGGCTGATATTTTCACAGATCAATTAATAATAGGGGACTATTTCTATTTAACACATAGTAATAAAAACCTTAAGCTAATAGGCAAAATTACATCTGAATCCCAGCCAGCAAGCTTTAACAATTTGCGCGACAAAGGTTGGCTTGAGAGGAGTTTTGAACCTGTTATCATAGCTAATAAGCAAGGGAGTTTCAAAGGAAAAGGGAAATACTGGCTACCTAACACGAATGTCACTTGTTGGCCAATTGATAATTCTGAACTTGAGGAGGCCAATAAACTACTTTTTAAAACTTTTTTTAATATAGAATTTAAACAAGATAACATGGATGCTAAATTTGAAGAGTTTTTAAAGTCTAGAGTAAAAGAAGGAACAGTTAAAACCTATCTTTCAGCAATGAGATCTATAGAAAAATTGGCTAATGATGAGGGCTTTTTGACCAAGTCCATATATCAATTAAATAATTTAAAGGATTTCAAAACTTTTTATGGTAAAATCATTCAGTCTCAAGAATATAAAAGTACAAATGCAAAACAGCACAATAGATTTAGCGCTTCACTTTCCCATTATAAAGAATTTCTAAGCACCACACTCGAGGATATTCAGCCAGAAGATGGTAAGAAAGATACTAAACTTAAATTTCAAGATTCTCTAAATCAAATCTTCTATGGCCCACCGGGCACAGGTAAAACATTTTATTTAAAGGATCAGTTATTTGAAAAATACACATCTCTGGAAACTTCAATTACTGAAGAACAACATTTTGAAGCGGTTGTTAATAAATGTTCTTGGTGGCAGGTTATAGCCATAGCCTTATTAGACTTGAATAAAGCCAAGGTGTCTGATATTTTTGAACACAAATGGGTGCAGAAAAAAGCAAGTTTATCTAATTCGAACACTATACGACCAACCCTATGGGGACAGCTGCAAAGCCATACGGTTAACGAATGTGAATTTGTGAAAGTTACCAATAGACAACAACCATTGATATTTGAAAAAACCGAAGATTCTTACTGGGAAATATTAGAAGAACAAGTTAATGAACTTGTTCCCGAATTATACGACATAAAAGATTCTGTTGAAAATTATGACCCGGATCCAGATAAAATTATCAAACATTTTGACTTCGTAACCTTTCATCAATCTTTTGCTTATGAAGATTTTATAGAAGGTATAAAGCCTATAATTCCAGCAATAGATACAGAATTGGAAGAAACTAAAGATTTAGGTTACACCATAGAAGATGGCGTTTTTAAAAAATTAAGTACAAGAGCTAAAAACGATCCAGACAGAAAATATGCTATTTTTATAGATGAAATTAATAGAGGGAATGTCTCTGCAATTTTCGGCGAATTGATTACACTAATTGAAATAGATAAACGTAAAGGCGCTAAAAATGAAATGAGTATAATATTACCTTACTCTAAAAAAGAATTTAGTGTACCGTCAAATCTTGACATTTATGGCACCATGAACACTGCAGATAGAAGCGTTGAGGCTTTAGACACAGCATTGCGCAGACGATTTGAGTTCAAAGAAATGATGCCAGATTATAATGTTATTAAAGAGGAGTCTGTGGGAGATATTCAGCTATCTAAAGTTTTGCAAACAATTAACGAACGTATAGAATTATTAATTGATAGAGATCATACCATTGGGCACTCCTTTCTTGTTAATGTCGATTCGGAACAGAAATTAGCAAGTGCATTTAATAATAAAATTGTTCCACTACTACAAGAGTATTTTTACGGTGATTACGGTAAAATTGGTTTAGTATTAGGAAAAGGCTTTGTTGAAAAAATTAAAAACGACAATATAGATTTTGCCAGTTTTGATTATGAAAATGCAAGCGATTTCAAAATTTCCAGCTATAAACTTAAAAAAGTCAATGCTGTTAATGTTATGGATGCAATTGAATTATTACTTGGTTCAAAGGAAATTACTACGAGCTAA
- a CDS encoding ATP-binding protein, whose protein sequence is MKSNLHISKMGVGGVQYLIERAYREGSEMQFVREFYKNAVEAGAKSIEFQPEWQGVERHGVYRLMVADNGKGMNAEQIEAFLNTFGGGGKPIGDAHENYGIGAKTSTLPWNQKGLVVLSWTENDPDGVMLWLCQDPQSGEYGARQFKTLEGEYNSVVEPFNDEEFGIDWRKIKPEWIISHGTVIICLGKTGN, encoded by the coding sequence ATGAAATCGAATTTACACATTTCAAAAATGGGTGTTGGAGGGGTACAATATCTTATTGAAAGAGCTTATCGTGAAGGAAGTGAAATGCAATTTGTAAGAGAGTTCTATAAAAATGCAGTAGAAGCTGGTGCAAAAAGTATTGAATTTCAACCAGAGTGGCAAGGTGTGGAAAGACATGGTGTTTATAGGTTGATGGTTGCAGATAATGGTAAAGGAATGAATGCAGAACAGATAGAAGCGTTTTTAAACACTTTTGGGGGTGGTGGAAAACCAATTGGTGATGCTCATGAAAATTATGGCATTGGTGCAAAAACATCAACTCTTCCATGGAACCAAAAAGGCCTAGTTGTCTTATCATGGACGGAAAATGATCCAGATGGAGTAATGTTATGGCTGTGTCAGGATCCACAATCTGGTGAATATGGTGCTCGACAGTTTAAAACACTAGAAGGTGAATATAATAGTGTTGTTGAACCATTTAACGATGAAGAATTTGGAATAGACTGGCGTAAAATAAAACCTGAATGGATTATATCTCATGGGACAGTAATAATATGTTTAGGTAAAACTGGGAATTAA
- a CDS encoding UvrD-helicase domain-containing protein — protein MKFTEEQKKVFNFVKFDSNHGIIDAVAGSGKTTTIIESASLINPKNNILFCAFNRSIRKEIQNKFIEKQLDRIVVKTMHALGYDILKSNSKLKYNLDNKKFNKIIDEVIKVNPENLINSLLKINQIDPAPTDKTEKEQLKKYLYFIKNVLLDIINKYRLTLTKDSFEEFKNVIIHFNIFGEFKTSSKTFDKELQCYYEINKYILNKGIEFATRQSLIDYTDMLYLPYLWKLYPVRKFDLLFVDECQDLSNSQIAVALKYVKKDGRILSVGDPFQSIYGFAGADIESYNRLKGIPNTVRLSLSKCFRCPNDVIELAQNFREDIYPYQDKIGIIEKIDFEEVVEKVKKGNLIISRLKTPLLDLLFVLLNKEIKVEVHEDDVKDILNSIRFLFSKEELRQENIEPILEDARGRNIYFIEKNSKDIDDLEDREIYVVREIELLDAKLDLVKKQLSRHIEVDNINELLKKIENLISSSEDAVKLSTIHRAKGLENETIFILDFDLLPLYRDDQKEWERMQERNLKYVALTRTKKILYLVNSRKFELESNSSSLFDEIDWIE, from the coding sequence ATGAAATTCACAGAAGAACAAAAAAAGGTTTTTAATTTCGTAAAATTTGATTCAAACCATGGGATTATTGATGCTGTTGCTGGATCGGGAAAGACAACTACAATAATTGAAAGTGCTAGCCTTATAAATCCGAAAAATAATATTCTTTTTTGTGCTTTTAACAGAAGTATCAGGAAAGAAATTCAAAATAAATTCATAGAAAAACAATTAGATAGAATTGTTGTAAAAACAATGCATGCACTTGGATATGACATTCTAAAGTCTAACTCTAAATTAAAATATAATCTAGATAATAAGAAGTTTAATAAGATTATTGATGAAGTTATTAAAGTCAATCCCGAAAATCTAATCAATTCTTTATTAAAGATCAATCAGATTGACCCAGCTCCGACAGATAAAACTGAAAAAGAACAACTAAAAAAATATCTGTATTTTATTAAAAATGTATTATTAGATATAATTAATAAATATCGGTTAACTCTGACAAAAGATTCCTTTGAAGAATTTAAAAATGTAATAATTCACTTCAATATTTTTGGAGAATTCAAAACCTCTTCGAAAACATTTGATAAGGAACTTCAATGCTATTATGAGATAAATAAATACATATTAAATAAAGGTATTGAATTTGCAACAAGGCAAAGTCTAATTGACTATACGGATATGCTCTATCTTCCATATTTATGGAAATTATATCCAGTAAGAAAATTTGACTTATTATTTGTGGATGAATGCCAAGATCTCTCAAATTCTCAAATTGCAGTAGCGTTAAAGTATGTTAAAAAAGATGGAAGAATATTATCTGTAGGTGACCCATTTCAATCAATTTATGGATTTGCCGGAGCTGATATTGAATCATATAACAGATTAAAAGGAATTCCTAATACCGTAAGGTTAAGTTTATCGAAATGTTTTAGGTGTCCCAATGATGTTATCGAGCTAGCACAAAACTTTAGAGAAGACATCTACCCTTATCAAGACAAAATCGGAATTATAGAAAAAATTGATTTTGAGGAGGTAGTTGAAAAAGTAAAAAAAGGCAACCTAATAATATCGAGATTAAAAACTCCTCTTCTAGATCTGTTATTTGTTCTACTAAATAAAGAAATTAAGGTAGAAGTTCATGAGGATGATGTAAAAGATATTCTAAATAGTATTAGATTTCTATTTTCAAAAGAAGAATTACGTCAAGAAAATATTGAACCAATATTAGAAGACGCTAGAGGTAGAAATATATATTTTATAGAGAAAAATTCAAAAGATATTGATGATCTAGAAGATAGAGAAATTTATGTAGTTAGAGAAATTGAATTACTAGATGCAAAGTTAGATTTGGTGAAAAAACAACTCTCAAGACATATTGAAGTTGATAATATCAATGAACTACTAAAAAAAATTGAGAATCTCATTTCAAGCAGTGAAGATGCAGTTAAGTTATCAACCATCCATCGGGCAAAAGGACTGGAGAATGAAACTATCTTTATATTAGATTTTGATCTGTTGCCATTGTACCGTGATGACCAGAAAGAATGGGAACGTATGCAAGAAAGAAATTTAAAATATGTTGCTTTGACCAGGACCAAAAAGATTCTGTACTTAGTAAATTCAAGGAAATTTGAACTAGAAAGTAACAGCTCATCACTATTCGACGAAATAGATTGGATAGAATAA
- a CDS encoding TVP38/TMEM64 family protein, translating into MDTSSLKNNSVKKSKAPLYVSLGILVLLVASYFLIPAVNQFLNEAWSVLTSNDNERIRKWVGDFGWFGPLMLVVSMVAQMFLIIIPSVALMVVSILAYGPIWGSLIVLLAIFTASSIGYWIGRYFGPMIVERLIGHKSEKKIASFLDDYGFWAIIVTRINPFLSNDAISFVAGILKMGYWKFIGATIVGIIPLTIFIAIIGKSTATLESGLLWGSIVSLVIFGGYVYWDKKIRDK; encoded by the coding sequence ATGGATACATCTTCTTTAAAAAATAATTCTGTAAAAAAGAGCAAAGCTCCACTGTACGTTTCTCTTGGGATCTTGGTATTATTAGTAGCTTCTTACTTCTTAATCCCCGCAGTTAATCAATTCTTAAATGAAGCATGGAGCGTACTCACCAGCAACGATAATGAAAGGATAAGGAAATGGGTAGGAGATTTTGGATGGTTCGGACCTTTAATGCTAGTGGTGAGCATGGTAGCTCAAATGTTTCTTATCATTATTCCTTCTGTGGCCTTGATGGTAGTTTCCATATTAGCGTATGGGCCAATTTGGGGTAGTTTAATTGTTTTATTGGCCATATTTACCGCTTCTTCCATTGGTTATTGGATAGGAAGATATTTTGGTCCTATGATCGTAGAACGATTAATAGGGCATAAATCTGAAAAGAAGATCGCTAGTTTTCTGGATGATTATGGATTTTGGGCAATAATAGTTACTCGTATAAATCCATTTCTTTCTAATGATGCCATAAGTTTTGTAGCCGGCATCTTAAAAATGGGATATTGGAAATTTATAGGTGCTACCATTGTAGGTATCATTCCGCTTACCATCTTTATTGCTATCATAGGAAAAAGCACCGCTACGTTAGAGAGCGGATTGCTATGGGGCTCTATAGTAAGTCTTGTTATCTTTGGTGGATATGTTTACTGGGATAAAAAAATTAGAGATAAATAA
- a CDS encoding McrC family protein produces the protein MTTHNNISVFEHQRLYVGQFGFKQIHLEALLKLNEYHDGNYFEPIAKGIKFNQYVGVIQVDGLTIQINPKADKDDEDNKWQNVLLKMLKACGKLKAESSGAAHVKRKHLNLLEVYFELYLLEVENLVRKGLIKQYRKQTHNTKSLKGKLEFAGHIRHNIVHKERFYNTHQVYNSNHFLHQVLQKALNIMSLFTKGSRLQDLTNRVQLNFPEVDNKSFTAKQLNAIQLNRKTNGYSSALELARLIILNYSPDISSGKEKMLSLLFDMNELWETFILKQLRKACEGTDIKVTGQESKSFWGNNSLRPDIVLRKGGKTFIIDTKWKRPLKSSASVSDLRQMYTYCRFWDAEKALLLYPGNYIENKFKVYETDDYSIHSNEGTLKIDHQCKMGYVSVLDDKRELSQTIGTTILNLLNFE, from the coding sequence TTGACAACTCATAATAACATATCTGTATTTGAACATCAACGTTTATATGTTGGTCAATTTGGTTTTAAACAAATTCATTTAGAGGCGCTTTTAAAATTAAACGAATACCATGATGGTAATTACTTTGAACCTATTGCAAAAGGTATAAAGTTCAATCAGTATGTTGGCGTTATTCAAGTGGATGGTTTAACCATTCAGATCAATCCGAAAGCAGATAAAGACGATGAGGATAATAAGTGGCAGAATGTACTTTTAAAAATGCTAAAGGCATGTGGTAAACTTAAGGCAGAATCCTCCGGTGCAGCTCACGTAAAAAGGAAACATTTAAACCTATTAGAAGTTTATTTTGAGTTATATCTTCTGGAAGTAGAAAACTTGGTGAGAAAAGGTTTAATAAAACAATATAGGAAACAAACTCATAATACAAAATCTTTAAAAGGTAAGTTAGAATTTGCAGGACATATAAGACATAATATCGTTCACAAGGAGCGTTTTTATAATACTCATCAAGTTTATAACAGTAATCACTTTTTGCATCAAGTATTACAAAAAGCTTTAAATATTATGAGTCTATTCACAAAAGGATCTAGACTACAGGACCTAACTAATAGAGTTCAATTAAATTTCCCTGAAGTAGATAATAAATCATTTACAGCGAAACAGTTAAATGCAATTCAATTAAACCGAAAAACTAATGGATATAGTTCTGCTTTAGAATTAGCAAGACTGATTATTTTGAACTATTCCCCAGATATATCTAGTGGTAAAGAGAAAATGTTATCACTATTGTTCGACATGAATGAATTATGGGAAACCTTTATTCTAAAGCAACTAAGAAAAGCATGTGAAGGAACAGATATTAAGGTTACAGGTCAGGAATCTAAATCGTTCTGGGGCAATAATAGTTTACGGCCAGACATTGTTCTGCGTAAAGGAGGGAAAACATTTATTATAGATACAAAATGGAAACGGCCATTAAAAAGCTCTGCTTCTGTCTCTGATTTACGCCAGATGTACACGTATTGCCGGTTTTGGGATGCAGAAAAAGCACTATTATTATATCCAGGAAATTATATAGAAAACAAATTTAAGGTTTACGAAACTGATGATTATTCTATTCATAGTAATGAAGGAACTTTAAAAATCGACCATCAATGTAAAATGGGATATGTCTCTGTATTAGATGATAAAAGAGAGTTATCTCAAACTATTGGAACTACTATTTTAAATTTA
- a CDS encoding mechanosensitive ion channel family protein, protein MIELFETYRRQIIYAVTVVISVIVLHFVTNFIHKWLVKKEQEKFPEERATPLNLVKQVLNALWLVLGLIALSFLFVEEEKYAVLTKNFNIVLYLGFLAVITIVAASSTNLWFRKSIRKKIANQNDPTSFKFLRYIAVFGVYFVGILFGLLAYPSLKGVAQTALGGAGVIALIAGVASQEALANLVGGVFIISFKPFKIGDTIKITDSMVGIVIDITLRHTIIRNFENKMIVIPNSIINKEKLVNYDLGELKCCEHVEIGISYDSNIVLAKKIMQEECEAHPLILDNRTEWEKNDDAKPMVKTAVIRMNDSSITVRAWAWSKSFGDSFQLKCDVLESIKNRFDSEGIEIPFPYRTVVIKDTSKKQPS, encoded by the coding sequence ATGATAGAGCTTTTTGAAACATATAGACGACAAATAATTTATGCCGTTACTGTAGTTATAAGCGTTATAGTATTACACTTTGTAACCAATTTTATTCATAAGTGGTTAGTAAAGAAAGAACAGGAAAAATTTCCGGAAGAAAGAGCCACTCCATTAAATCTAGTAAAGCAGGTGCTAAATGCATTATGGCTGGTTTTAGGACTTATTGCACTTAGCTTTCTGTTTGTAGAAGAAGAGAAATATGCAGTTCTCACCAAAAACTTCAATATAGTGCTCTACCTTGGTTTTTTGGCAGTGATCACCATTGTGGCTGCTTCAAGCACTAATTTATGGTTCAGGAAAAGTATCAGAAAGAAGATCGCAAATCAAAATGATCCTACCAGTTTTAAATTTTTGCGGTATATCGCAGTTTTCGGTGTCTATTTTGTGGGAATATTATTTGGCCTTTTGGCATATCCATCGTTAAAGGGAGTTGCTCAAACCGCCTTAGGAGGTGCAGGTGTAATTGCACTAATTGCAGGGGTTGCTTCTCAGGAAGCACTGGCAAATTTGGTTGGAGGTGTCTTTATAATTTCATTTAAACCTTTTAAGATTGGAGATACCATTAAGATCACAGATAGTATGGTTGGAATAGTGATAGATATAACTTTGAGGCATACCATCATTAGAAATTTTGAAAATAAGATGATAGTGATCCCAAATTCCATAATAAATAAAGAAAAACTGGTTAATTATGACCTGGGTGAACTTAAATGCTGTGAACATGTAGAAATAGGAATATCGTACGATAGCAATATTGTTCTTGCCAAGAAAATTATGCAGGAAGAATGTGAAGCGCATCCACTAATTTTAGACAATCGAACTGAATGGGAAAAGAATGATGATGCGAAACCTATGGTAAAAACCGCTGTAATTAGAATGAATGATTCTTCAATAACTGTAAGAGCCTGGGCCTGGAGTAAAAGTTTTGGTGATTCTTTTCAGCTAAAGTGCGATGTTTTAGAGAGTATTAAAAATCGTTTTGATAGTGAAGGAATAGAGATTCCATTTCCTTACAGAACGGTGGTGATAAAAGATACTTCAAAAAAGCAACCTAGCTAA
- a CDS encoding HNH endonuclease: MDEKLISKYITNFYNLNRGTSRGMGKAPHKLILLLSIISLIKKQEILNNKIFITSALVLEFRNIWKKLVRTEHTENFALPYFHMRSEPFWYLVEKPDGRISITKSKSIKSFKNLKENVAFAEIDNDLFYLLTQPYSRSILETALLSKYFPQNYKDFLEYNVNLEESQIEYEIQNTDSKEYREKLMALKNTMKQEQFEEEIFVRGGLFKKTVPKIYNFTCAISGMNITSTHNVQMVDACHIYPFSLSHDDTITNGIALAPNLHRAFDRGLITVNSDYIVRVSPSVSENESSFSLSQFEGTQISLPKKLAWYPSIEYLNWHNKEVYLL, encoded by the coding sequence ATGGACGAAAAATTAATCTCAAAATATATTACCAACTTCTATAACTTAAACAGAGGAACAAGTCGTGGGATGGGGAAAGCACCTCATAAACTCATCTTATTATTGAGTATTATAAGTCTTATTAAAAAGCAAGAGATATTAAATAATAAGATTTTTATAACATCTGCTCTTGTATTAGAATTTCGGAATATCTGGAAAAAGCTAGTTAGAACTGAACATACCGAAAACTTTGCCCTGCCTTACTTCCATATGCGCTCGGAACCTTTTTGGTATCTTGTCGAAAAACCTGACGGCCGTATAAGTATCACCAAGTCAAAAAGCATAAAAAGTTTTAAAAACTTAAAGGAAAATGTGGCATTTGCTGAAATTGATAATGACCTATTTTATCTTTTAACTCAGCCATATTCCAGGAGCATTCTAGAGACAGCTCTTCTATCCAAATATTTTCCGCAGAATTATAAAGATTTTTTGGAATACAATGTCAATCTCGAAGAATCACAAATAGAATATGAAATACAGAATACTGATAGCAAAGAATACCGTGAGAAGTTAATGGCTTTAAAGAATACTATGAAACAAGAGCAATTTGAGGAGGAGATATTTGTTCGTGGCGGTTTATTCAAAAAGACGGTTCCGAAAATTTATAATTTCACCTGCGCTATTTCTGGAATGAATATTACTTCTACACATAATGTGCAGATGGTTGATGCCTGTCATATATACCCATTTAGCCTATCTCATGATGATACCATTACTAACGGAATAGCCCTCGCTCCAAATCTTCATCGGGCTTTTGACAGAGGGTTAATCACTGTTAATAGTGATTATATTGTCCGGGTTTCCCCTTCGGTTTCTGAAAATGAGTCCTCCTTTTCATTATCTCAATTTGAAGGCACTCAGATTTCCTTACCTAAAAAATTAGCTTGGTATCCTTCTATAGAATATCTCAACTGGCATAATAAAGAAGTATATTTATTATAA
- a CDS encoding DUF2914 domain-containing protein: protein MKRALVRYRKSTFGTYITRNQKYAPILFFIGGFIFDTLTLGRIDRVYDTVVLCSHMTLVSITLYLYNTVNNDKWEGTFIRRYSEYFPLAIQFFFGALSSAFVIYFFRSVSMSKTMFFFILLVLLLFANEFLKKKISNKYLQFSVYFFISFTFFTFMIPTLIRQMNTFIFIISGLVSLWSTLALIRFIYKSSPSTRAEISLKKLMGIIFSIYITINVFYYFNLIPPVPLALDTGLVAHDVQKINNEYIVTYEKDEWFVFWRKHNINFHRQENQRVYVFTSVFAPTDLKKSIFHRWKWFNPNTGDWEVTDDLGFEVAGGRDRGFRGYTYKSNLKEGQWKVDVITEEELVLGVVDFVIKNTSEPYKEGMVKRSF, encoded by the coding sequence ATGAAAAGAGCTTTAGTAAGATATAGAAAAAGTACTTTTGGAACGTATATTACTCGCAATCAAAAGTACGCTCCCATTCTTTTTTTTATAGGTGGATTTATTTTTGATACGTTGACCTTAGGTCGAATAGATCGTGTTTATGATACAGTTGTACTTTGCTCGCATATGACCTTAGTATCCATAACGCTTTATTTATATAATACAGTGAATAATGATAAGTGGGAAGGCACTTTTATAAGACGTTATTCAGAATATTTTCCGCTTGCTATACAGTTCTTCTTTGGCGCACTTTCAAGTGCTTTTGTTATCTATTTTTTTAGAAGTGTGTCCATGTCAAAAACTATGTTTTTTTTCATACTGCTGGTGCTGCTCCTATTTGCAAACGAGTTTCTTAAAAAGAAGATCTCCAATAAATACCTTCAGTTTAGTGTTTATTTTTTTATAAGTTTCACCTTTTTCACCTTTATGATCCCTACGCTCATAAGGCAAATGAATACCTTTATCTTTATCATTTCCGGGCTTGTTAGTTTGTGGTCTACGCTAGCACTCATCAGGTTTATTTACAAGTCAAGCCCAAGCACAAGAGCTGAGATAAGTCTAAAAAAACTGATGGGAATTATCTTTTCTATATATATCACAATTAATGTTTTTTACTATTTCAATCTTATTCCACCAGTGCCGCTAGCGCTAGATACCGGGTTGGTGGCTCATGATGTGCAGAAAATTAATAATGAATACATTGTTACTTACGAGAAGGATGAATGGTTTGTATTTTGGCGAAAACATAATATCAATTTTCATCGTCAGGAAAATCAAAGAGTTTATGTGTTCACTTCTGTTTTTGCACCTACAGATTTAAAAAAGTCTATTTTTCATAGATGGAAATGGTTTAATCCCAATACCGGGGATTGGGAAGTTACAGATGACCTTGGCTTTGAAGTTGCCGGTGGGCGTGATCGAGGTTTCCGTGGATATACTTATAAAAGCAATCTTAAAGAAGGTCAATGGAAAGTGGATGTAATTACAGAAGAGGAACTGGTTCTGGGTGTTGTGGATTTTGTGATTAAAAACACTTCTGAACCGTATAAAGAAGGGATGGTAAAGAGATCATTTTAA